From the Nematostella vectensis chromosome 7, jaNemVect1.1, whole genome shotgun sequence genome, the window TTATGATTTGAATAAAGTTCAAATTGTTTCCAATGTTTGTTGTGTTACAAAGAAAGCTTATAAACGCCACCAGCACAACAAATATTGGGAACAATTTAAACCATTAAACCATGAAGTTGAGCTTCCTGTGAGTGTATGCCATAAAATGTGCATCACATTCTCTAAACAATATAATACAGGTCAGGAATGTCAAAGATATGTTCTATGGTGTCATTGTATGTTGTCACACCCCTATGGACATACTGAAAAACTGACTTGGCAATAATTTCTTTTGGTGCTTATATTCCTGGTCCATAGCCAGAGATGTCATAATGTTAACTTGCATTCTCAGACTCTCTGAGAGTATTGCTTCCCAGTTTTTATCCCTTTCTTTTTATGGTGAACTGAATATTGAGTCTTGTATGTGCCAATAATTTTATAGCACAACCATTCATAACCCATACCTACAAGCCATGTTCCATGGCAGCTATatgttaccatagcaacatcaCCTCTTCAAATGCTTGATGCTCAACCTTGTTACCATAGCAATATCACATCTCCAAATCCTTGGTGTTCAACCATGTTACCATAGTAACATCACATCTTCAAATCCTTGGTGCTTATCCTTTTTACTATAGCAGCATCACATCTTCAAATCCTTGGTGCTCCATATGTTTGTTGTTGCCATGGAACCaagttaccatagcaacatcaTATAACATAATCAGAATCTTGGTGCTCCGCCTCGTTTGTCGATAGCCGGCAGTGTAAGCTTCATGTTGTGTATCGTCTTCCCTTCCTGTCCTGTACTCTGAAATGAGAATTAAGCAAGAAAGGGATAAGTAAAACTCTTCCTAGTACAATGAAATCAAAGGAAATCCCCCAAACCCAAGGGATTCTCCAAAACGCAAGGGATTCTCCAAAACCCAAGGGACTCTCCAAAACCCAAGGGATTCCCCAAAACCCAAGGGATTCTCCAATACCCAAGGGATTCTCTAAAACCTAGGGGATACTCCAAAACCAAGGGATCCTCCAAACCCAAGGGATACTCCAAACCCAAGGGATCCTCCAAAATCCAAGGGATCCTCCAAAACCCAAGGGATACTCCAAACCCAAGGGATTCTCCAAAACCCAAGGGATTCTCCAAACCCAAGGGATACTCCAAACCCAAGGGATCCTCCAAAACCCAAGGGATACTCCAAACCCAAGGGATTCTCCAAAACCCAAGGGATTCTCCAAACACAAGGGATACTCCAAACCCAAGGGATCCTCCAAAACCCAAGGGATACTCCAAACCCAAGGGATTCTCCAAAACCCAAGGGATTCTCCAAAACCCAAGGGATTCTCCAATACCCAAGGGATTCTTCAATACCTTGTTCTTCTCTTGAGTGATGAGTGGGTGGAATGAGGAGGAGAAAGCTGACGTCATGGCTGTAGCTGCTGGAGGAAGCTTGGGTAGCATTGTGCTCTTGTTGTTGTACATGCTGGACGACTTGAGTGACGTTGGGACAAACGGGTGGAAGTTGGACTGTGGTGGAGGTATGTTTGGAAAATCCTTTTGGAGTAATGTCTGTAAGAATTAATTAATGTTACAAAGTGATAGATAGATTCAGCATTTTAGAAGATGTGGGATAAGGGTTTCTTTGGTATGATGACAGTTCAAGAGTGATTAACTTTTGTTTAGAGAACTATTTCAAATGGCATTAAAGGCAACATATgattgtgtatttttttatcatatgcCCAAATTATGTTGGCTTGAAGGTTTCTTTAAAGATCATTTCCATTGTTAATGTTATTCTAGCAACAATAAAACTCGCATTAAATTCTCTGAAATTCAGCAAAATAGTTATCACAAAAGTACTGCTGCTGTTGTATTCCTGTGCGTGCAAACAGTTCTACTCTAGAGATAAGGATTAGTCTAGACTGATAAAAGTTGCAAAAACCAATGAATTCTTACTTCTTGGTTTGAATCTCTCAGTTTGTTTACATGCCTCCTCTGTCATATGTtgataaaacaaacaacactgTGAGGCAATGTGGCCTTATTTATTGCAAATTCAGGATTTTTTCTTGAGTGCAGAATTGAGAATTGATGAATAATGAAGTACAACTGACCTTCTTTTTGATATTCTTGTGATGTGATATGACAGACACTTCAGATGGTGATTGCGACTTTGCTATTGCTGCTGCTCGTTTCTCTATTTCCCTATAGGTTGAGACAAAATGCAAAGGTAAAGAATGCTGATTGGTTAAACTATAAAATATACTAAAACTGTACTCTGAAATACTCATGCCTCAACTAAAACTTTAACTGAGATCTCTGAAATACTTATGCCTTATAAAACTTTACCTGAGATCTCTGAAATACTCATGCCCTATAAAACTTTACCTGAGAAATCTGAAATACTCATGCCTTAACTAAAACTTTACCTGAGATCTCTGAAATACTCATGCCTTATAAAACTTTACCTGAGATCTCTGAAATACTAATGCCTTATAAAACTTTACCTGAGATCTCTGAAATACTCGTGCCTTATAAAACTTTACCTGAGATCTCTGAAATAATAATGACTTAGCTAAAACTTTACCTGAGATCTCTGAAATACTCATGCCTTATAAAACTTTACCTGAGATCTCTGAAATACTCATGCCTTATAAAACTTTACCTGAGATCTCTGAAATACTCATGCCTTATAAAACTTTACCTGAGATCTCTGAAATACTCATGCCTTATAAAACTTTACCTGAGATCTCTGAAATACTCATGCCTTAGGGCTTGCTTTGCTGATATcctaaacagaaaaaaatgatgtTATCCAGGCATTTAAACTCTGGATTTTCCATGAGTCTTTGGAATTTTGACCTTTAGAATTTAAAAACCCAGCAAGGCAAAATATTAAAGGATTCCCAAAAAGGGAAAAAGCACAGAtttattggatcagatgagttgggggggagggtactGCAGATTCATCCTGGCCCATGGATGCCACATTCTTAATTACAAAAGATAGTGAAGGACCCCACAAAGTCAGCAAGTCATCCTCAAGATTCTTAATGGTCCCCTTCCTAATAAAGAGGAGGGGCCAAAGCCAGGGTAACAATGGGTTGGAGGGGGAGATTTCAAGGCACTTGTTCATGAATTCAGATTCCTTATATTTTGAAGCAAAATCTTGAAGTTTGGGTGAGTGTGTCAGTGTATGGCCTACCTTTCATCTGGATCGTAGGTGCATAGTAGTTCTATCAGTTCTATGCACATATTGGATGCATGGGGAAGCAGTTTGTTTATCCCTGTGCCTTTCTTTTGTGGGAAATTGTAGTTCATATGCCTAGATTTACTGGACGAAAAACACAAAGTTGTGACAATAAATAACTTTCTTGGAAATGAGGGAAAAGTAATTAATGAGGATTGCACAATTAAACCAATTAATGGAAGAGTACTTACTTTTTAAATTTCTGTAAAATGCTAGGAACTGGTGTTCCTAAAACATCATGAATCTTGGCTATTTGATCAACCTCATTAGAACCAGGAAATAACGGATGCAAACTGAAATTAAATGATTCCACTGAGTGGGCAGCATGACATTTGAACAGTTAAAAACATAAGAGAAACTCATGCTTTACAAGATGCATTGTTTTGCAAACCATTTTTTATGACAGTAACTAAAACAGTTGAGTCAGGTCACCAAAAAATACTTGGAGGAAAAGTGATGTTGTTTCCAACAACCTCTTTGTCAATTCATAACAAGTTGTTAAACCAAACTCACCTCATTATCTCAAAAAATACACATCCCACACTCCAGAGGTCCATTTTGTGAGTATAAAACCCATCAGTCAAGAGACATTCAGGAGCACGATACCTTTgaataagagaaaaatatcttaaaaggaTGCAACTAAATCCTAAACGTTGGTTCTCACAAGGATGCACATAgtaattttccaattctcaatgaAATGCAAATCAAGAACATGTGCAAGAAAATTGAGCAGTTATCTTGCATTTGACCAATACTCAATTGTGTTTACCAACCAATAACTCAATCCAAGGGAAAGACAAATCAGTCTTAGTTATCAGGAAGTTTGATTgacaaagaaagaaatgtATAGAAAATCACTTTAGTTTATGGCTGTTtgacaaagagagaaaaatagCTCTTTTATTGTGGCACCATCCATTCCATTACAGCATCATACATTCCAAAGCTTACCATCTAGTTGATATGTATTCTGTATATGGCTGCTTAGAATAAACACTCCTACAGGAACCTAAATCTGCAAGCTTGATTATATCGTCCTAAAAAAGAACAGAAGAGAACATTAAAATAGGAATTGgggaaaatgcaaataaactcacaatgaaaatataaagatatTTTGCCTATACCTTAAGTAGAATATTTTCAGGCTTCACGTCTCTATGGAAAATTCCATTTctggtaaaaataaaatatattagtTTTATGTTTTCAAACTTGAGTGGTTTTTTGAGTCTTTCTTCTCTACCCCAGGGAGCAGGGAAAtgtgggagagggggtgggacCTCTTTTCACAACCCCAGGGAGAGGGGGTAGGGCCTATCTTAACTATCTCAAGAAGATGtggaggaggggtggggtgggacCTCTCTTCACAACCCCAGGGAGAGGGGGGTAGCGCCTATCTTAACTATCTCAAGGAGATGtggaggaggggtggggtgggacCTCTTTTCACAACCCCAGGGAGAGGGGGTAGGGCCTATCTTAACTATCTCAAGGAGATGtggaggaggggtggggtgggacCTCTTTTCACAACCCCAGGGAGAGGGGGTAGGGCCTATCTTAACTATCTCAAGGAGATGtggaggaggggtggggtaggaCCTCTCTTCACAACCCCAGGGAGAGGGGGTAGGGCCTATCTTAACTATCTCAAGGAGATGtggaggaggggtggggtaggaCCTCTTTTCACAACCCCAGGGAGAGGGGGTAGGGCCTATCTTAACTATCTCAAGGAGATGtggaggaggggtggggtaggaCCTCTTTTCACAACCCACGGTAGAGCAGGGAAAtgtgggagagggggtgggacCTTTTTTCAGTACCCCAGGGAGAGCAGGGAaatgtgggggagaagggagGGAAGGGTAACCATGGCAATGAAAAAGGTAACTTCTGTTATTGATTTGCCTCTTGCATTAACCATGAATCTGAATTCACAAACCTGTGAGCATGATCTATAGACTTCAATAGCTGGAACATGTAGCTTTTGACTTTGGCTTCAGGAAGATAATGCCTTTTGCCTGAAAATAACACAATCATAAGAGGAGAGTAAAAAACATTGTCCTGGCGCCCTTGCACTCATCACACTGTATTTTATAAAGTACAATACTGTTTCTGCCTTGCCTTGGACAACTCCATTGACAGAGCAGCTCATTTTAACAGGAGGAGCTTATAATGGATGGAGGATGGATCACAAGGATTGGAGGCTAATCTAATCTTGACCATCTAAATAGGCCAAAAAGGCATCTGATAACTATACTTAAATGGTGAGCTAGAAGTTCTTACACATTTATAAAGTTATTGATTGATTAATTACGAATGGGCTACTCTATAGAGAAAACAATCACAGTAATGCTGTAAAGAGAGCTTCTGCTGCCAAAGTCACTTAGTCTCATGATAGGGTAAAGATATGGTACCAGCCATATACAAAATGCATTATTTTGGAAATCGTTTAAAGTTCAGATTTGTGGTTTAAACACATTTTCTGTTAACTATGAAACAGCCCAATATCAGTACCTCGTATGAGCTCATACAAATTCAAATCCATCAGTTCCATGATCAACGCAAGCTTTCCACTTTTCCTGTCACTaatggagaaaaaaaatatcaatggaaataaacaaaatcttCCATGGAAAGTTTTACATTAACAAATCTTTCaaggggtgtgcagggtgtgtaAGGAACACCCTGCCAAAAAGGTTATTTCTTAtcagaggtaccactgtacaGTATATGTTTTATAATACAAAACTCCAACACCCCCTCCATAAATACTATCTAAACAGTTTGGTAATTAATGTGTAAAGAGCTACTGGTAGGTAATGCCCTACTTGTCATCACTATGGATTAAAAATAACCTGAGTATTCATGCAGTCATGCGATATCCAAGAACTAAAGCAGTCAAAtccagcaaaataaaaattattggTTATTAATTCAAGACCTTTTATGAACCAAAATTCGACCAGGTTGGTTATGGCCTTATCAATATCGAACTCTTAAAAATATTCACTTTGAATCAgaggaaaaaagaagaaaatacgGATGCTATTAAAAAAGTGATTTATTGTGAGAACAATAAAGAATCGTTGTGAGGGAGATATCTGTTTTTGGTAGTCAAGTATAAGTATGCCACCTCAGACAATCACAAACAAAACGACCACACCACAGTGGCATGTTATCAAAATGCATCACCATAATTATATAAGGTGGAATTAGTTCCTATTCAGCTCCACTGTATTGCCCATCTATTCAAAGGAATGTTTTCGTCCAAGAATTTAATTAACTAGCCAACAGCAACAGCTTGAAGTCTAAAAGTGTTAATTTATCAAGTGGGGTGTATTCTTATACTCACTAAATGATTTCCTTTAGTTCAACTACATGAGCATGGGGAGTTAGCCTCCGCATTGCTTGAATCTCCCTCAGGTTGTTAACTTGCTCTAAACTGTGGTAAAAAGATAAGAAGAGAGATCTATTGAATAATGCCGTCGTAACATCAAATAAAGAACAACGCGATCGTCATAACGAAAGCGTGCATATTTTACGAGACACTCGTTAAAAATTCAATATCACTTCTAAACATGATCCCTGTTGTTCGACAAATTCATAAGTTTGATTcaataatgaataaaaaactATTTTCACCATTAAAAATTCAGGTAATCAAAACATCACCGTGTTTTTACCTGTCGTATTGCTGTTTCATCTTCTTACAGGCGAAGTAATTCCCGTTCCGAATGTCCTGGACTTTAAGCACCTCGGAGAAGGTACCCTCGCCTTTTTTGCCCAGTATTCTGTACTCTGAGATAATCAAAGAATTGACCACGGGTGTAAATTTCGCGATAATTCAAAGGATCACAATCGAATAGAGGAAGTTGGCAATTTACGATGATTTAGTTGACACTTACTTTGCATGGCACTATCCGAACGCCGATCGTAGAAAACAActttcaaaagaaaattaacacattgaccagCAATAAATCGCCCTTGAAATACTTAAGAGTCTTTGATTTCTCATATCTGGTGCTACATATTCACACCAGATCTCTGTTATGCGGTAGTTTTACGCCATTTTTCGGTGTTCCATCTGACTTGTTTGGTAGCTCCGTGTTCGATTGCTGTTCCACCGGCGCGAGCAGGATGCGCGAATAACATGTGTTTCCATGGAGACCGGCTGGGGTCCCACAAGCGTTGTTGGTGGCACTTTTGGATTAGTGTTTAGCGGTTACTCGTCTTAAAAAACGAACAAAAACCTCATGAAACCTAAGCAATTTTAAAACGCCATTCCAAAGCCATTCTAAACTATTCGAAAGTTGAGCAATGGCttcaaatatataaaaaacttCGTTTGACGACGGTTTTTCCTATATTACCcggtttatcaaacaagggaTCTATGTAATTTAGGGGCTTGAGTCATGCACTTTACTTAGATAAATAAAGATTGGAAAGGAACCAATCATTACAGATCTGCTTCACTCTCTGACTGTTTTCGTCGACCCATATATACACTGCTACTCATAAATTTGATCCCCACGGGCCTTCGGCCACTACGGGCTTCTGGTTAATCTtagaatctaaaaaaatattagttTATGACAGATTTTTCTTGATATTTCAATATAGAATTTAGCTAACTTAAAAAGATTTAACATAAGATATTGGTGAATTGCTCTCCACGGCTCTGAAAGGCTACTTATTCCTAAATGGGCTGTCTAATCTCAGTTTTAGTTTTTTCCTCCGAGATATTTCAAGGTTTCAGATATTGCTATGAATGTTCTATTCTGCATTATATCATTCAAATTACATATTATTTGACCGAAATCATTACTTTTGTCTTACATTGCGTAGAAGAGAGCAAACAAGCAGTCTGTTCccgacaaaaaaaattgtggcCATGAGACCGGTATAATTTATTTAATTCCAATTTACAAACCTCATGTCGCTCAcgaattttgatttttttttatgataattaCAATGAATAAGAAAAATGAACATTACACGTTCTTATGAATACATTTTGCGACATATTTGTCCTCGCTAGCTGTGCTTGGAGATCTACCGTACTTTGCCGGGTAAACCACaaaaaggggaggggaggtgtgTGTCAACTAACGAACGAGTAGAGAGGACACGTGAAACATCGTATTTTCAAATAACAATAAGGAGAACATAGGGGTGGAGACCtccttaacccattgactcctggctatttttgagctgaatttacaaaaaacagactgaaaacagatacctccccccctattatgagttttatacagcccgtcaaagtcaaacacagctgcacctagttagctgtatccaagctttccaacagtgctttgcggtccccactttgaatccctcgtcgttgtgctgaagccagcacaagttgatggttgcttatatttttatatcaaaaatacagctatgagcatattaggagagtgtctcaggac encodes:
- the LOC5511951 gene encoding MAPK/MAK/MRK overlapping kinase isoform X1, which produces MQKYRILGKKGEGTFSEVLKVQDIRNGNYFACKKMKQQYDSLEQVNNLREIQAMRRLTPHAHVVELKEIIYDRKSGKLALIMELMDLNLYELIRGKRHYLPEAKVKSYMFQLLKSIDHAHRNGIFHRDVKPENILLKDDIIKLADLGSCRSVYSKQPYTEYISTRWYRAPECLLTDGFYTHKMDLWSVGCVFFEIMSLHPLFPGSNEVDQIAKIHDVLGTPVPSILQKFKNKSRHMNYNFPQKKGTGINKLLPHASNMCIELIELLCTYDPDERISAKQALRHEYFRDLREIEKRAAAIAKSQSPSEVSVISHHKNIKKKRRHVNKLRDSNQETLLQKDFPNIPPPQSNFHPFVPTSLKSSSMYNNKSTMLPKLPPAATAMTSAFSSSFHPLITQEKNKSTGQEGKTIHNMKLTLPAIDKRGGAPRF
- the LOC5511951 gene encoding MAPK/MAK/MRK overlapping kinase isoform X2, with the protein product MQKYRILGKKGEGTFSEVLKVQDIRNGNYFACKKMKQQYDSLEQVNNLREIQAMRRLTPHAHVVELKEIIYDRKSGKLALIMELMDLNLYELIRGKRHYLPEAKVKSYMFQLLKSIDHAHRNGIFHRDVKPENILLKDDIIKLADLGSCRSVYSKQPYTEYISTRWYRAPECLLTDGFYTHKMDLWSVGCVFFEIMSLHPLFPGSNEVDQIAKIHDVLGTPVPSILQKFKNKSRHMNYNFPQKKGTGINKLLPHASNMCIELIELLCTYDPDERISAKQALRHEYFRDLREIEKRAAAIAKSQSPSEVSVISHHKNIKKKTLLQKDFPNIPPPQSNFHPFVPTSLKSSSMYNNKSTMLPKLPPAATAMTSAFSSSFHPLITQEKNKSTGQEGKTIHNMKLTLPAIDKRGGAPRF